Proteins from a single region of Halichoerus grypus chromosome 13, mHalGry1.hap1.1, whole genome shotgun sequence:
- the PLA2G3 gene encoding group 3 secretory phospholipase A2 isoform X2 — MGVPVVLLGMLSFLGVAGGVSSALRWDSTSCHLVRPTPGSPLGTLSFLGKDAQGLALFQAHWDRHGRLQACSWRDEPELTAAFSALCAGEITQGSFIHTPGPELQRALATLQSQGGACRGPEEGPAGAREKRAAGTREEQAGHSRAPGNRRPQRVKRGWTMPGTLWCGVGDSAGNSSELGVFRGTDLCCREHDHCPQNISPFQYNYGIRNYRFHTISHCDCDARCRTYGSIPLARLQSRRTFYNASWSSLATPVTPSLQSPAPSRPPQKQRSQKRPPQWKGSKHPHKTNTTAIHVPVASTKSDMSPTAWLEVTHPGLQGPQNGLKPQDARRACRALRRLDQCKQQIGPQETKFQLLNSAHEPLFHCNCTRRLARFLRLHSPAAGTNMLWELLGMSCFKLAPPLDCAEGKSCSRDPRAIKVTARHLRRLQKSRRRLWGVGTGEGQVWPSDHPRAAMSFYDHCLQLTQAARRPIGQQKS; from the exons ATGGGGGTTCCGGTAGTGCTGTTAGGGATGCTGAGCTTCCTGGGAGTGGCTGGGGGGGTCTCCTCTGCCCTCCGCTGGGACAGCACCTCCTGCCACTTGGTCAGGCCCACCCCCGGCAGCCCCTTGGGGACACTGAGCTTCCTGGGAAAGGATGCCCAAGGACTGGCCCTGTTCCAGGCCCACTGGGACCGGCACGGGAGGCTGCAAGCGTGTAGCTGGCGAGACGAGCCAGAGCTCACCGCGGCCTTCAGTGCCCTCTGTGCTGGTGAGATCACCCAGGGCTCCTTCATCCACACCCCTGGACCCGAGCTGCAGAGAGCCCTGGCCACACTTCAGAGTCAGGGGGGCGCCTGCCGAGGGCCTGAAGAGGGTCCAGCAGGGGCTAGGGAGAAGCGAGCAGCAGGGACCAGGGAGGAGCAAGCAGGACACAGCAGAGCACCTGGCAACAGAAGACCCCAGCGGGTGAAGAGAGGCTGGACCATGCCTGGCACGCTGTGGTGTGGAGTAGGGGATTCTGCTGGGAACTCCTCGGAGCTGG GGGTCTTCCGAGGCACTGATCTCTGCTGCCGGGAACACGACCATTGCCCACAGAACATCTCGCCCTTCCAGTACAACTATGGCATCCGAAACTACCGATTCCACACCATCTCCCACTGTGACTGTGATGCCAG GTGTAGAACATATGGCTCCATACCCCTTGCCCGCCTCCAGTCCAGGAGGACCTTCTACAATGCCTCCTGGAGCTCCCTGGCCACCCCCgtgactcccagcctccagagcccagcccccagcaggcCTCCGCAGAAGCAACGTTCTCAGAAGCGGCCGCCACAATGGAAAGGGTCTAAGCACCCCCACAAAACCAACACCACAGCCATCCATGTCCCCGTGGCCTCCACCAAATCGGATATGTCCCCCACAGCCTGGCTGGAGGTCACCCATCCAGGCCTCCAGGGGCCACAGAATGGCCTAAAACCTCAGG atgcCCGCCGGGCCTGCCGCGCCTTGCGCCGTCTGGATCAATGCAAGCAGCAGATCGGGCCTCAGGAAACCAAGTTCCAACTGCTCAATAGCGCCCATGAACCCCTCTTCCACTGCAACTGCACACGTCG TCTGGCACGCTTCCTGAGGCTGCACAGCCCAGCTGCGGGCACCAACATGCTTTGGGAGCTGCTAGGCATGAGCTGCTTCAAGCTGGCCCCTCCACTGGACTGTGCTGAGGGCAAAAG CTGTTCCAGAGACCCTAGGGCCATCAAGGTGACAGCCCGGCACTTGCGGCGACTTCAAAAGAGCCGACGCCGGCTCTGGGGTGTGGGCACAGGTGAGGGGCAGGTGTGGCCTTCAGATCACCCAAGAGCCGCCATGTCATTCTATGACCACTGCCTGCAGCTGACCCAGGCAGCCCGGAGACCCATAGGGCAGCAGAAATCCTAG
- the PLA2G3 gene encoding group 3 secretory phospholipase A2 isoform X1 produces the protein MGVPVVLLGMLSFLGVAGGVSSALRWDSTSCHLVRPTPGSPLGTLSFLGKDAQGLALFQAHWDRHGRLQACSWRDEPELTAAFSALCAGEITQGSFIHTPGPELQRALATLQSQGGACRGPEEGPAGAREKRAAGTREEQAGHSRAPGNRRPQRVKRGWTMPGTLWCGVGDSAGNSSELGVFRGTDLCCREHDHCPQNISPFQYNYGIRNYRFHTISHCDCDARFQRCLQNQQDSISDIMGVAFFNVLEIPCFELEEQEACVAWYWWGGCRTYGSIPLARLQSRRTFYNASWSSLATPVTPSLQSPAPSRPPQKQRSQKRPPQWKGSKHPHKTNTTAIHVPVASTKSDMSPTAWLEVTHPGLQGPQNGLKPQDARRACRALRRLDQCKQQIGPQETKFQLLNSAHEPLFHCNCTRRLARFLRLHSPAAGTNMLWELLGMSCFKLAPPLDCAEGKSCSRDPRAIKVTARHLRRLQKSRRRLWGVGTGEGQVWPSDHPRAAMSFYDHCLQLTQAARRPIGQQKS, from the exons ATGGGGGTTCCGGTAGTGCTGTTAGGGATGCTGAGCTTCCTGGGAGTGGCTGGGGGGGTCTCCTCTGCCCTCCGCTGGGACAGCACCTCCTGCCACTTGGTCAGGCCCACCCCCGGCAGCCCCTTGGGGACACTGAGCTTCCTGGGAAAGGATGCCCAAGGACTGGCCCTGTTCCAGGCCCACTGGGACCGGCACGGGAGGCTGCAAGCGTGTAGCTGGCGAGACGAGCCAGAGCTCACCGCGGCCTTCAGTGCCCTCTGTGCTGGTGAGATCACCCAGGGCTCCTTCATCCACACCCCTGGACCCGAGCTGCAGAGAGCCCTGGCCACACTTCAGAGTCAGGGGGGCGCCTGCCGAGGGCCTGAAGAGGGTCCAGCAGGGGCTAGGGAGAAGCGAGCAGCAGGGACCAGGGAGGAGCAAGCAGGACACAGCAGAGCACCTGGCAACAGAAGACCCCAGCGGGTGAAGAGAGGCTGGACCATGCCTGGCACGCTGTGGTGTGGAGTAGGGGATTCTGCTGGGAACTCCTCGGAGCTGG GGGTCTTCCGAGGCACTGATCTCTGCTGCCGGGAACACGACCATTGCCCACAGAACATCTCGCCCTTCCAGTACAACTATGGCATCCGAAACTACCGATTCCACACCATCTCCCACTGTGACTGTGATGCCAG GTTCCAGCGATGCCTGCAGAACCAGCAGGACTCCATCTCAGACATCATGGGTGTGGCCTTCTTCAATGTGCTGGAGATCCCCTGCTTCGAGCTGGAGGAGCAGGAGGCCTGTGTGGCGTGGTACtggtggggagg GTGTAGAACATATGGCTCCATACCCCTTGCCCGCCTCCAGTCCAGGAGGACCTTCTACAATGCCTCCTGGAGCTCCCTGGCCACCCCCgtgactcccagcctccagagcccagcccccagcaggcCTCCGCAGAAGCAACGTTCTCAGAAGCGGCCGCCACAATGGAAAGGGTCTAAGCACCCCCACAAAACCAACACCACAGCCATCCATGTCCCCGTGGCCTCCACCAAATCGGATATGTCCCCCACAGCCTGGCTGGAGGTCACCCATCCAGGCCTCCAGGGGCCACAGAATGGCCTAAAACCTCAGG atgcCCGCCGGGCCTGCCGCGCCTTGCGCCGTCTGGATCAATGCAAGCAGCAGATCGGGCCTCAGGAAACCAAGTTCCAACTGCTCAATAGCGCCCATGAACCCCTCTTCCACTGCAACTGCACACGTCG TCTGGCACGCTTCCTGAGGCTGCACAGCCCAGCTGCGGGCACCAACATGCTTTGGGAGCTGCTAGGCATGAGCTGCTTCAAGCTGGCCCCTCCACTGGACTGTGCTGAGGGCAAAAG CTGTTCCAGAGACCCTAGGGCCATCAAGGTGACAGCCCGGCACTTGCGGCGACTTCAAAAGAGCCGACGCCGGCTCTGGGGTGTGGGCACAGGTGAGGGGCAGGTGTGGCCTTCAGATCACCCAAGAGCCGCCATGTCATTCTATGACCACTGCCTGCAGCTGACCCAGGCAGCCCGGAGACCCATAGGGCAGCAGAAATCCTAG
- the INPP5J gene encoding phosphatidylinositol 4,5-bisphosphate 5-phosphatase A, with amino-acid sequence MEGQSSSSSRRPGTRAGLGPLPMPGPHGVSQTGAPSKVDSSFQLPVKENAAPVPSEPRLALAAAGPRAAMAPSTEGPRLALASPRPTLAPLSTPGGQKTALGRRSSSLAPTPVGQLVMSASAGPKPPPVTSGSVLAPAPLGQVVMSASARPRPPPATLRPRLSPTSRDQKQVPPASVGPKPALAASGLSLALASEEQPPQPPSNSSLVPSPVLSSSQDQALAPASVTSASASVGWTPAKERDAPAPKPLPSSEEHLQPSAQASGPAGSTSLIQTPPDPWISPSFRARPEAPRSSPEDPVLPRPPQTLPLDVGQGPPEPASRSPGLLSPTFRPGASSAQTVPPPLPKPPRSPSRSPSRSPNRSPCVPPAPETALSRPGTQGAGPSGHLSPSLQPRETPAPVTTSPSTSTSSSCWSAQPTCKSDPGFWITVVTWNVGTAMPPDDVTSLLHLGSSGDDSDGADMIAIGLQEVNSMINKRLKDALFTDQWSELFMDALAPFNFVLVSTVRMQGVILLLFAKYYHLPFLRDVQTDCTRTGLGGYWGNKGGVSVRLAAFGHMLCFLNCHLPAHMDKAEQRKDNFQTILSLQQFPGPGAHGILDHDLVFWFGDLNFRIESYDLHFVKFAIDSDQLHQLWEKDQLNMAKNTWPILKGFQEGPLNFAPTFKFDVGTNKYDTSAKKRKPAWTDRILWKVKAPCVGPSPSGRESHRLQVTQHSYRSHMEYTVSDHKPVAAQFVLQFAYRDDVPLVRLEVADEWVRPEQAVVRYRMETVFARSSWDWIGLYRVGFRHCKDYVAYVWAKHEDMDGNVYQVTFSEESLPKGHGDFILGYYSHTHSILIGVTEPFQISLPTSEPASSSTDSSSASSEDEDDSTLELLASKSRSPSPGKSKRHRSRSPGLARFPGLVLRPSSRERRGANRSPSPQSRRLPRVAPDRSNDSGSRGSSEEGPSGLPGPWAFPPSVPRSLGLLPALRLETVDPGGGGSWGPNREAPAPSSQGRQGLEEGGLGP; translated from the exons ATGGAGGGCCAGAGCAGCAGCAGTAGCAGGAGGCCAGGCACCCGGGCTGGCCTGGGACCCCTGCCCATGCCTGGGCCCCATGGGGTTTCCCAAACTGGGGCACCCTCCAAG GTGGACTCAAGTTTTCAGCTCCCGGTGAAGGAGAATGCGGCCCCAGTGCCCTCGGAACCAAGGTTGGCTCTAGCAGCTGCGGGGCCACGAGCAGCTATGGCACCTTCCACAGAGGGGCCGAGGTTGGCTCTGGCGTCTCCTCGACCCACCCTGGCTCCACTGTCTACCCCTGGAGGGCAGAAGACAGCTCTTGGCCGCCGCAGTTCCAGCCTGGCTCCAACACCCGTGGGCCAGTTAGTCATGTCTGCCTCAGCTGGGCCGAAGCCGCCTCCGGTGACCTCAGGCTCAGTCCTGGCTCCAGCACCCCTGGGGCAGGTGGTGATGTCCGCCTCGGCAAGGCCGAGGCCTCCCCCAGCCACCCTGAGGCCCAGGCTGTCTCCAACGTCCAGGGACCAAAAGCAGGTGCCACCTGCCTCCGTGGGACCCAAGCCAGCACTGGCTGCCTCAGGCCTGAGCCTGGCCCTGGCATCTGAGGAGCAGCCCCCACAACCCCCTTCCAACTCTTCCCTAGTGCCCAGTCCAGTTTTGTCGTCCTCTCAGGACCAGGCCCTGGCTCCAGCTTCTGTGACGTCAGCCTCGGCCTCTGTCGGATGGACACCAGCTAAAGAGAGGGATGCCCCAGCCCCTAAACCTCTCCCCTCTTCCGAAGAGCATCtccagccttcagctcaggcatcTGGTCCTGCGGGCTCCACATCCTTAATCCAAACCCCCCCAGACCCCTGGATCTCCCCCTCCTTCAGAGCCCGGCCTGAGGCCCCCCGCAGCAGCCCCGAGGATCCTGTCCTGCCCCGGCCACCCCAGACCCTGCCCCTGGATGTGGGCCAGGGCCCTCCAGAGCCTGCTTCCCGTTCCCCAGGACTTCTGTCCCCCACCTTCCGGCCAGGGGCCTCCTCGGCCCAGACTgtgcccccacctctgcccaagCCACCCCGGTCTCCCAGCCGTTCCCCCAGCCGCTCCCCCAACCGCTCCCCCTGTGTGCCACCAGCCCCTGAGACGGCCCTCTCCAGGCCTGGCACCCAGGGTGCAGGGCCTAGTGGGCACTTGAGCCCCAGTCTTCAGCCCCGAGAAACTCCAGCTCCGGTCACCACCTCCCCTTCTACCTCCACCTCATCATCCTGTTGGTCAGCTCAGCCTACCTGCAAGAGCGACCCTGGCTTCTG gatcaCTGTGGTCACGTGGAATGTGGGCACGGCCATGCCCCCTGACGACGTCACATCCCTCCTCCACCTGGGCAGCAgtggtgatgacagtgatggGGCAGACATGATTGCCATAGG gttgcAGGAAGTGAACTCCATGATCAACAAGCGGCTCAAGGACGCGCTCTTCACAGACCAGTGGAGCGAGCTCTTCATGGACGCGCTGGCACCCTTCAACTTCGTGCTG GTGAGTACTGTGCGGATGCAGGGCGTCATCCTGCTGCTGTTCGCCAAGTACTACCACCTGCCCTTCCTGAGGGACGTGCAGACTGATTGCACGCGCACTGGCCTGGGTGGCTATTGG GGCAACAAGGGTGGAGTGAGCGTGCGACTGGCGGCCTTCGGGCACATGCTCTGCTTCTTGAACTGCCACTTGCCAGCGCACATGGACAAGGCAGAGCAGCGCAAGGACAACTTCCAGACCATCCTTAGCCTCCAGCAGTTCCCGGGGCCCGGGGCGCATGGCATCCTGGATCACGA CCTCGTGTTCTGGTTTGGGGACCTCAACTTCCGCATCGAGAGCTATGACCTGCACTTCGTCAAGTTTGCCATTGACAGCGACCAGCTCCACCAGCTCTGGGAGAAGGACCAG CTCAACATGGCCAAGAACACCTGGCCCATCCTGAAGGGCTTCCAGGAGGGGCCCCTCAACTTTGCACCCACCTTCAAATTTGATGTGGGTACTAACAAATATGATACCAG TGCCAAGAAGCGGAAGCCAGCCTGGACAGACCGTATCCTGTGGAAGGTCAAGGCTCCGTGTGTGGGTCCCAGCCCTTCAGGACGGGAAAGCCACCGCCTCCAGGTGACCCAGCACAGCTACCGCAGCCACATGGAATACACAGTCAGTGACCACAAGCCCGTGGCTGCCCAGTTCGTCCTGCAG TTTGCCTACAGGGACGACGTGCCGCTAGTGCGGCTGGAGGTGGCAGACGAGTGGGTGCGACCAGAGCAGGCTGTGGTGAGGTACCGCATGGAAACCGTGTTCGCCCGCAGCTCCTGGGACTGGATCGGCTTGTACCGG GTGGGTTTCCGCCACTGCAAGGACTACGTGGCTTACGTCTGGGCCAAACACGAGGATATGGATGGGAACGTCTACCAG GTGACCTTCAGTGAGGAGTCACTGCCCAAGGGCCATGGAGATTTCATCCTGGGCTATTACAGCCACACGCACAGCATCCTCATTGGCGTCACTGAGCCCTTCCAG ATCTCGCTGCCCACCTCGGAGCCGGCCAGCAGCAGCACGGACAGCTCAAGTGCCAGTTCAGAGGATGAGGATGACAGTACCCTGGAGCTGCTTGCATCCAAGTCCCGTAGCCCCAGCCCTGGCAAGTCCAAGAGACACCGTAGCCGCAGCCCAGGCCTGGCCCGCTTCCCTGGCCTTGTCCTGCGGCCTTCATCCCGTGAACGCCGTGGTGCCAACCGAAGCCCCTCACCCCAGAGCCGCCGCCTGCCCCGGGTGGCCCCTGACAGGAGCAATGACAGTGGCAGCCGGGGCAGTAGTGAGGAGGGGCCCTCTGGGCTGCCCGGTCCCTGGGCCTTCCCACCATCTGTGCCTCGAAGCCTCGGCTTGCTGCCTGCCCTGCGCCTGGAGACCGTCGACCCTGGTGGTGGGGGTTCCTGGGGACCTAATCGGGAGGCCCCAGCCCCCAGTAGCCAGGGCcggcaggggctggaggaagggggtcTGGGGCcctga
- the SELENOM gene encoding selenoprotein M, giving the protein MHLPLPPPPLLLLLAALAAAVTTFRPNWNRLHGLARARVETCGGUQLNRLKEVKAFVTQDIPLYHNLVMKHLPGADPELVLLGHRYEELERIPLSEMTREEINELVQELGFYRKAAPDEPVPPEYLRAPAKPAEGAPDRPDL; this is encoded by the exons ATGCACCTCCCGCTGCCTCCACCGCCCCTGCTGCTGCTTCTCGCGGCACTCGCGGCCGCCGTCACTACCTTCCGGCCCAACTGGAACCGTCTGCACGGCCTGGCCCGAGCCCGGGTAGAG ACCTGTGGGGGATGACAGCTGAATCGCCTGAAGGAG GTGAAGGCCTTCGTCACCCAGGACATCCCTTTATA TCACAACCTGGTAATGAAACACCTTCCAGGGGCCGATCCAGAGCTCGTCCTGCTGGGCCACCGCTACGAAGAACTGGAG CGAATCCCACTCAGCGAAATGACCCGCGAGGAGATCAATGAGCTGGTGCAGGAGCTCGGCTTCTACCGCAAGGCGGCGCCCGACGAACCTGTTCCCCCTGAGTACCTACGGGCGCCCGCCAAGCCCGCCGAAGGCGCTCCGGACCGCCCTGACCTTTAG